In the Desulfobacterales bacterium genome, TCAGGTTTCATGCATTAAGACATTTAGGCGCATCTATAATGGATAATGGTAATGTTCCAATAGGGTCAATTCAAAAAATATTAGGGCATGAGAATAGGAAAACAACGGAAATTTATTTACACAGCATTGGTGAGGCAGAACGTGATGCAATATTGACATTTGAAAAACTTCAAAAAAATTCTCACATGATTTCTCACACAAATTAAAAAGAGGTTTTAACTGGTGCAAGCCAAACCTCTCTTAAAGATACTGAAACCACAGCCCAGAGACTTAATTTTTAGTAAGCCGGCGAGCGGAATTGAACCGCTGACCTGCTGATTACGAATCAGCTGCTCTGCCTGCTGAGCTACGCCGGCTATTTAATGGACGTCGTTTATCACAACTTAATTATAATGGTCAAGTTGTTTAGAAAATTATTTAGCCAATTTCTTTTTATAAAGCTCAAGCCTATTTCTTACTTTTGCTAAAGTAGTGCCATCAGGATATTTTTTCATATACCCTAAACATTTTTGAATTCTATCATTAAGAGGCGGATGAGTTGAATACCAAGAACCTTTTTTTGTCGCTGAATTTTCCTGACCTTTGAGCATTGAAAGAACCCTAACCATCCCTGAAGGGTCATAGCCTGTTCTATAAGCTATCTCCATCCCTGACATATCCGATTCAAATTCCATATCTTTATCAAGTCCGTGGTCAAACAAGACTTTCTGCAACTCCCCTACAGCATTTTGAAATTTTTTCGCATCATCGCCTTTCATTGTAGCAGCAGAAATTTTTCCAAGCCCCTCAAAAAATTT is a window encoding:
- a CDS encoding tyrosine-type recombinase/integrase gives rise to the protein RFHALRHLGASIMDNGNVPIGSIQKILGHENRKTTEIYLHSIGEAERDAILTFEKLQKNSHMISHTN